The following DNA comes from Athene noctua chromosome 1, bAthNoc1.hap1.1, whole genome shotgun sequence.
AGGTGACAGCAACTCCTATTCGAGGCTGTGTCATTTGATACACTGTATGAATAAGGGGGCTATCAGAGGAAAATGAAGTCTAGTATTTCTGATATTCCTAAAATAATAACACAAGAAAGGGCCTGTAGTGGTTGTGGAGGGCTACTGACAGTTGAGAAACCAGCTCCGAAATGGTTTAAAATGCTGTTCAGAACCTTAGACTATGTAAGATCTTAATGTACTTTTTAGggattaatagaaaaaaaaaaaagtaaaaccactTTTCAGTGTGCAGTGGTGCCTAGCCCCTTTCACATGCTTTTATAGTGTAGTTGGACCCACATACCTGCGTATGCATAGTTGGAGACGTTTGTCACCAGCTCACCTCTTCTCCCCCATTGCTTAATCTATTTGCTATTTAATCAGACTTGACTCCTTTTCCCACTTAGCACTAAAAGGTTGTCCCTGTTAAGCTCTCAGGAAGCTAGGAAATGGCCTGGCAGTTACTGTTAAGATTTGCACTGTGGCATTAGTGAACACAAAACATGTACTCTCATCAGGAGATCCCCACATCTCTTACTTAATTTTCACGGTATCTGTAGGCATCCAGCTAAACGTTGCCATTTCAACTGAGCTTTCTCTCTTTTGCAGGGCTGGCAATATTCTCAAATGAAAATTCAAACGagtaagtaaaaaaacccagttttCTGTTATAAGACAGTTCAGTTGAGATTTTATGCAGAATTCTTTTGTGAGGAGTTCTTTCTTGTCATTATCTTctagaaagatttttcttttcattgtagGTATGTTGTGCATTCATacaacttttttctctttccctcaaCACTGGGAGCTACGGATGTCGAATTCAACCTCTCTGCATCTAGCATTCAGTTCCTTTCTCATTATGGCTTTGACTATAATAAGGTATGTAATCTCTCTGCCAGAAATCTAGAACAGAGGAAGTCTGTGAAATTACAGGAGAAATTAGGATTAATATCCCTAAATGCTATGTTTTTGGGGTAAATAGTATCTTGTTAAAAGTATGAATGCATCGTGTGTCTCATTACCAACAGGGAGAGTGCTGTTTTTTCTGAACTGCCACAGAAGCAGTAACTACATCTTTGTCAGCCTAAGACAGATTTCCCCacctcaagaaagaaaaaattgtctCTGGTGAACTGAGAAGTTGCTAAAGAGACCCCAGTGAGAGTCTTTACAAGACACGAAGGTGGGGAAGTCTCAGTTTACCTGCATCTTGCATATTGCCACATTTCCTATAAAATTCAGACTATGTCATCGCGTAAGAGCACCATTTAGCAACTTCGGACAGGAAGCAATCATGGTGTCTTGACACTTGAAGTATCTCATTGAAGGAAAggcaaaagcagaggaaaaaaatgattaTAGTCGACAgaaatccttttctttcctctacgCATAAATATGTCCTCCTGTATGTAAGAATGCATCTTAGATTACCTACAGTTTGTGTTTTTGACGATATTCTGGGAGTGAGGAACACTAGCATCTTCCAAGTATACGCAGGTTTTAGATCTGGAAAAGATCATGGAAGTCCAGGGGAGAGTAATCAGCCTggcattttcttttcccctgaagTTCATCAAAGATGGAATCCCATACATGAATGAGGTACAGGAGAAGATCCTTAGCCAGCATCTCTTAGCAGGTAGCTGGAAAGTCAGCAGGTGAGTGCTATTCAGAGAGGTGGCTCCTCAGTACTGACTGTGTTGACAGTTCATCTTCAATTAGATCACATTTTGTAGAAATACTAAAGCCTGCTGCTCTGAATGCCTTGTTTTTCCATGCTATTCCAGCATGCTGTGGTCTGAAGGAAAACTGAGATCACAGGATAAAATCTGGAGAACTGTGTGAATGTTGGGAAATAATGCTTTTGCATTCCCATAACGAGGCACAAAGTTCCATCTGTAAAGAGCTTTTTCTTACACTCTGCCCCTTTTCCCCCGATCCTCCTTTAGTGCCCTGGACAGGGACATGCTGAAGAAAGCTGTTGATGAAGTGACCAGTTGGATaactgcagcagaggaggaggagactaTGATTCTGCAGGATCTGAGTGGTGTGAAACGGGGTGCCTCCCTTGAGCACCTGTGGGCTCTGAGTGGCTTCATCACTTCTCCTGAACCTCTGGGGCTGCTACTGTCCTTTGCTGCCTGTTCTGTTAAGCTCTGTTCAGAGGGAAAGCACCTGTGCCTATCCTGTCTTTACAGCTCTGTACAACTCAGTTTCTGGCAGGTGTTTATCTCTGGgctctgcttttcctgctccATTGGGGTGGTGGATCTTTGGTGGAAGTGAATGTCTAGGTGCTTGGAGCATGCTTTGTGGTAACTGACTTCCATTTTGTGCTGCTTCAGAGCAGCAACTGGAGATTTTATAGTTGCTCTGGATCAGGACAACTTTTGACTTGTTTTATATCCTGGGTGAtctagtttttgttttcttccccttggagaagggAAAGGTGGGTCTTGTCTCAGAGTTTGTTCCCTCTCATGTTGAGCAACAGGGAACCCCATGGAGACAGAGATACATATTCCAGTGGGTATAAATAGGCCACTTAACCACCTGCATTAGCTTTTGGGAACACTATAGGAGAGCTGAggaatttctgtgctgttttgaaGGAGTTGAAGGACAAGGAATTGTAGCAGAGAATAGTATGTACATTTACTCACAGAAATCTTAGTCCTTTAGGTCAgggaataaaatacagaaaaggttAGGAAGGACAAAGTATTTAAGGCTTtgtcaatgctttttttttttcagggtgtaGGGGCTGTGCTGTGTTTTATATCTGCTATGTCAGGTGTAGTAGATATGATGCTGATAGTTTAATAGAATCTGGCAATGGTGAGCAACCTGTGACAAGAAAGATACTTAAGCAATAAGACTGATGAAGGTGTGTTTTTGCATGCTATTCAGAAGAGGACAGGGTTAGTTCTTTATCAGCTGTGGGGGAAAATGCGTTGCTACCTCTCATCTGTGTTTGCCTTCTGGGTGTGTTGCTCTGAAACCTTCCAAAAGCCCCAGTCAGTCTTTTtcagccttcctccctcttcttttcAGTTAGTCTTTTCCTTTGCTATGTGTCCTCACAAAAACTTATTTGGATGAAGTTACCACTGTGAcctgttgttgttgggtttgtttatttattttcagtcatCGTGTATGGTAATATAGCAAGCTCTTCAGAGTATTTTCTGTACTCTGGGGGAAAAACAACTGGTCAGTCCTGTCTAGAAAGATGTGTTTTCCTAAACAGGCTTGTCTGAACCTCTGAAgcttttactgcctttttttttttttaactttttttctttgtctcaggCTATCAGATGTTTGAAGTTCAGCTGGTTCTGAGACAGGCTCTCCAAAATGTTTGGACACAGCCTCTTGGAGACAAGAAGGTGAGATGGAGATGTGGGCCTTCTGAAAAGAGGGTTTCTAGATAGACAGAGGAGACTGGCCTTCTTTCAGGGACTCCGAAATGTTGCTTGTACTTTTAATGGCAGAGTCcaggaggagaagaaaacaatGACAAAGGAATATTCTGGGAAGTGTTGATTCTGGGATCCCAAGAAAAGGAATCCAGAAAACTGAGTAACTTTGGTCTCTGTCCTGTAGCCACAAAATACATTGAGCTGGAAGTGCTTGTCTTTCAGGCACTTCTGGTGGAACCCACTCTGTGTCTCCAGATTTTGTTAGATCTCTCATTCAGTACCTCCACCAGAATGTACAGTttttagcccttttttttttttttttgtagttttcctTTGCTGACTTATGCCATGTAGTTGCTTTGAAGactcctactctgtctgttataGATGGCTTGCTGTTTTGCTATTTGCTATTGCTCTCTTACATTTGGTGCAGTATTTTCTGAATTAACCTATGGCTGTGGACTTCTCAGAACAGAAGCGTGATACCAGTCAGTTGCTTAGAGGTAGATTAtagaagggtttggggttttttttagtactATTTTGTTCTGATAACCAGTGTCAACGGTGACAATTTACCCAGCCTTCTCACCTGAAGCGTAGCCTTTGTGGACTTGGTTTGTGTGATTGctgtttgtttctggttttcaaTGCCTTGAGTGTACCGTATTGGTGTCAAGTTAAACTGAATTATGTTAATTTGTGCTCCAAAAAAACTGTGGTAGGAACCATCCTCTTAACAAGAGAAACATCAATAAGACACTCTTAGAACAGGTCTCTTTTGTTACTGGAGCACCGATCTTCATATGGAAGAGGAGTGAGAGAGCTCTAAGGTCCCAGGGGATGCACTACGTCTCCATCCGTCATAGCCTAGAAGCTGAACTTGTTCTCAGCATTACTGAACCCCAGTAAGCAATGGGAGGCTGAGCTACCCAATGACTTTTCTTTTCAGGTAATGGTGAAAAAAGTGAGTCCACAACGTCGTCAGCTTCTGGAGAACTCTCCTTATGACTACTGCAAGAAGGAGCTCATTCTCCTGTCTGCCCGGGGCTTCACTAACCTCTTTCAGACACTTGTTAAAGCCAAGAAGGTAAAATGTCTCATCCCTActctaatttttcatctttttgatTTGGTACACTGGATGTAGAGGGATGATAAAAGATAAAGTAGCAGTTTGTGTTAAATGACTTAACTCATTCAGTGTGATCATCCTGTTTAGTTGTCTACCTGATGTAAACCAGATGAATTCTTAGATTGCAGTCATGGTTAGAAAAAATGAGTGTTAAACATTGCGTCTTCTTACTGACCACATCCCACTCCCAAAACATGCTCAGAATAATGAAACCAAACACTAGATTTCCCTGTGTTACCTTTCTATTACTCCTGCAAACCGAGGTCAGCCAGGGGAGAGGGAGGCTGAACCCATTCTGTAGTGTCTTTCTTATGTCACTTGAGAAAATGCAGGAGTTGTCAATGATGAAAATCCTTGTGTTACCCAGTATGAGTCACCATCTAAGAAAGCTGAGCAGATTCTCGCCGTTTAAAAGGGCAAGTTATGCTTTTCAGGATGTGACAGACCAGTTTATTGGACCATGTGGACCATTGGTTTGATTATGTGTGGAAATTAAATTCTGTATACAGATTATTGAATGAATTTCAGCTTCAGAAGACTACGGGGTGATGTGCAGGCAAAGGCTGTCCCTCCCTTGTAACTGAGTCTGTAAATCTGATCGCTGCAAGATTTTACCAGTATTCAGCTGAACTGAGAATCCATCTAGCTCCTTAGGTCCACTCAAACTAgaatgctgctgaaaaaaaaccctgctcagAGTCCACAAGTCTGATTTCATGAAAACAGTAGTCCTTCTGTAAGCCTTGCAGCCTGAATGACTTTTGGGTAAGCGTGTGTGGATTGCTCTCCACTGGAGGAAAGGATTACAGCTGTTGAGTGTGCCTAAAATTGGTTATCTCTGAGCTTTCTTCAAAAAATATGCTCCAATGGGCTGTTATGTTTATATTCTTCCCATAGCCCCTGGTGGGACACAACATGCTTATGGACCTTATGCATCTTCATGACAAGTTCTACAAGCCCCTTCCAGGTAATGCTGTACAGAGCTGCTGTGGTCAGGCTGCTGCCTTTGCAGTGGGGATGGGACAGTAAGCACAGTGGTCAGTTGCCACCCCAGCCACCAAGGGTGCTTCGCAAGCAGCGGTGCTAGTTGCCTCTTCTGAGCTCTAACTGCTGGAATGGTGCATTGTTTCTCTGACTTCAGCTCTCTTTATTACTCATTTGAAATACCATGGGCTTTTCCTCAGTTTTATGATGTCTTTCTTCActtgtgttttgctttcagaaagctaTGATGAGTTTAAAAGGAATATTCACAACCTGTTTCCTGTCCTTATTGACACCAAGACTGTAACAAAATCCATCTGGAAGGTGAGATGCAAAGGTCTTTTGGTTTGGAGTTAAAGCTTGTCTTTCACCCAGAAGAGAAAGTATCTTTCCTCAGTGCCCTGTGGTCACAGGCCTGTGATCAGTTCTGTGTTGCCCTGAAACATTCTGATTTTAGATCTAACTTAATGaatcagcagtaccagtaaatgagcTCACTTACTGTGAGGTCTGTCTTGGTTGGTTTTCTAACACGTTTTTCTCTTGCAGAAATATCTGTTTCCACGAGTATCTAATCTCTTTGAAGTATATGCAGTTTTGTGCAGGTAAGTGGTGGGCTATAAAGCTTTCAGCAATCCCTTTGTTTTCTTGGGACAGGTATTTCAAAGTCAGTCATTTCATATGTTCTTTTCCTCCTCCCaaatgtttttcagctggtttcttgtctttttaaatttaagaacaaaagatacgctcatctttcttataaaatAATTGTGGAGTACATTATTTGTTCTCATATTGTACCATCTCCATTGGTGACAAGTTTGGCTTGCAGACAGCCTTACATACAACTTTAGAGTTGTTATGTTGCTCGTGTCATATTATGAAATAAGTTTCAGTTCTCAGTGAAAATGCACCCTAATTTCAAATGCCATTTCCCAAGAAAGAGCTGTGCTGAGCCCAAAGCAGAAACTAACTACGGTGTTCAAATGGAGCACATGCATAGATGTCTTATTTTATGAGCTTAGCCATGATGTGATAGAAGAGTTCTCTTTTTTACACTTCTTTTGTGAATAAATTGTTTTCATGTCaattttgctaagaaaaacaaaatttcaccTGTTTCTCCTCGCCCCCTACTACCAAGAAAGAGATGCAAAATTAATGCTTATAAAAACTATACTGGGATTCTGAGGttcttttggttgtttggttttagCAATTTCAGACTGCAGAATCTCCAAGTTCTTATGCTTGcttgttcttttatttcaatCACTCCATGGGTATCTGTTTAATTAATCTACCCTCCAGAGTTCCCCATTCAAATAGCACCACCTAGTCAATCCTTTTCCTTGGAGTTTTCCATTGATTTTTagatctgtttgcatttttttgtatGCAGTTACAGAAAACTTGGTGCTTAGAAGGTTTGATTTGGGGAAGAGACTGAGAAAACTGGTAGATATTATTCAGCTGAGCATCTTAGGCTTTTCATAGAATACTACCAAAGTTCCTTTTAAAGCCTTCAGtagttttttctgaaatgaagtcACAGGTCACTAGAGAAATGTAACTTGTCTCTAACAAAACAATGAAAGACAAAATTCTTACACTTCCACTTGTCTTCAGCAGCAACCTAAATCCCAAAGAACCACCAGGCCCAGTGATAACTCTTGCAAGTGACTGCTCAAAATACGGTATGTTCTTAAGCAAATCTTCCAAGTCAGGTTgctaaaaagcattttgttttactCTGTGGATGTCCACACGCAAAGCATGAATGAGTGCCAGTGGGTCTGCTGAATTTGCACCAAGCTGCCAATACACATTTTTCTCCAGACCCAAATCCTGCACTCCTAAAACATCATGTGTTTGCATGTCCCTGGTATCTGCCAAGGGTAATGCAGGGCAGGTTTGCATCATGCTGCTAGCACAAATGATGTTTACACTAAGTTGGGCTGAACTGAGCCTGACTTGGGGCTGTGAAGAGTCAGTAGCGCTCAGAAGGGGCAAGGGGAAGTGGGAAACAATGGTGCTAGAATGGAAAATGGTGGGAGCTAATGGGAGGGATGTCCCAAGAGGTAGCAGGAGTTCAGTGCCTCATGTGCAGGGCTAGTGCTGCTGCGTGTGCAGGAGGTTGTGTTCGGTACATTGTGTGATACTGGCTGCAAGGCAGACATTTCCTAGCTTCTCTTGGCAGCATGGTGTCCTGCAGCACAGGGCCTCCTGTATTCTCAAATCCTTCCCATACCCTCAGTAACATATACAACACAATTTGGTTACATCTTCCTGAGAGTTAAATTTTTTATGTGCATCTCACTAAGCTTTTTCAGCCTTTTGTGTAGCTGCTGCCTTTTTGTTGGTGTCACTTTCAAATGCATGGTAGAAGCATAGACTTTCTATGGGGTGTAAATGTTTGGGGTGAGGAAGGAaacagagctgggggggggaacTCCAAAGCAGAGCAGTGAATCTTACGAAAGTTAGAATTCTGCATTGGAGCAGTTTCCACAGTGTGCTAAAAGTGTTTACTCattttcgattttttttttttttttggacacagCTGAGAAGAAATCTCCTCATGAGGCAGGCTATGATGCGTTTCTCTGTGGTTCAGGTAAAATACTTCTTAAACGCTTCAGAGTTTGTGCTGGGACTTGACAATTCCTTTCCTGCTCTGTAGCTCTATTTGACGCTAAGAAATACTTGTTTGTATACAGTCTGTTGCTCTTAGTAACTTAGCTGCACTTCAGTGAGtttttgctttccatttgttACATTTCTTCAGCTTTGTTCTAATGCCACTTCATTATTCCTCCTAGTTCTTCTGAAGTCAGCTCATTTACTACTGTGCAGATCCACAGAGTGAGTAATGTTTAAATGTTTACTGAAAATTGCATTACATGGATGGGTCCTCCAGAAAACAGTTTGCCCTGGCTGGCTTTTTGTTTTGCAGGCTGGCCTTCCTTTCGGATAAGAGAAAGTGTTATTGGAAATGTCACTGTTctaattagatttttattttataaatctgAAAGTAGTAGCTTTATGTCaaagctgacatttaaaaaaatgaagtcaggGGTCACGCAATGGCTCAGAGGTTGGGAAATGGCATTGTGACTCCTTTTATCCTGAACAAGCTCTCTCAAGTTCAGTTCACTTGGCTAAGGGTCAAATAATTTTCCATTAGTTTCCATTTTTGAAATCTGTGTGATTCAGTGCCTTCAGTTAAGTTCCTAAGAGGCAACTGTTCAAAACCCTTCCCTTTGCTTGCAGTTTTTTGACTTCTGTAGAAGATACCAAGATCTGAAATACCTATTTTGTTACTAACTAGAGCTTCTTCAGGAGCACTGTGCTCCAGAGGCACTCTGCAGCAGTGCAGCACTGGAGAAACAAAATGTTgttccattttgttttcagatgtagTGATGCAGTGGAGGCTGATCATTCTTTCTCTCAGTATCTCACCGTGTTAGCTGAGTATCTGAACAAAGTGAATTTCATCCGAGGTGGTGTTTCCAGCATTGTGCGTATGAGTTGCAGGTCTGTGACCAGTCTGTGGGGTGTGTGGGTCAGTAGCCTAGTTGATGGCTTCATTAGAGGAGAAAAATCCACCACTGCCACCTTGGCAGAAGTTGTCATCATACAAATGACACAATTGaccttttgaaatggaaaattaattgaaTTTCAGCTTTGTGAGATGTTTTAATATTGTTATGCTGTAAGATGGCTTTAGTCAGTTTACATTGCCCTAATTCTCTGCTCTGGAAGAGAGCTTGCTGTTTCTCTGGTGGTTTCTCCATGGTGATCATGACAGTTTGCTTCTATGACTGAACCTtgggacaaaagaaaaagaattttacaCCAACAGCTGTGTTGTACAATCTGCCTTATTTGTGTATcacattttgcatattttctgaTCTTCTGTAGTTTTTCTGAACTCAAATATATCTCAGTATTGTTCATTTTCCAGAATTTTTCTGGGGAAGATCCTCCCTGCCATTATCCCCCTCTCTTGGTTGTCCATGTCCAAGGCTGGCCAGGGCTGAATGAAAGGCAGATTTACCAAGAGTTTAAAGCTCTTTGTCGCTTTGATGTCAGACGGCTTTCAAAGAATCAGTTCATTCTACTTGCCAGTAAATTTAAGCAGTAAGTGACCAGAAAGCCTTAATTCCCTGTCCTCGATCCTCTTCAATCTAAGTCTTCATCCCACCCTCCCTCTGCTGTAACAAGTCCTCTCCTGAGCTGTGGGATGCTGTAAGCAGCCTGCAAGTCGTGGCTCGTGACATCCACTCTCATTACAGAGTCAGGCTTGTTCTGCGAGATTATAAGAATCACCCTCATCTCCGGATTTCCGTCTATCGCCACTGGAGGCACTCCCCACTCGTGAACTGCCTGCTGCAGTGAGTTGCCGGAATCACAGGAACAGGGAGGGGGTAAAGTGTGTCTTTCAGGGTGCTGGGCCCTGTCACAGCAAGAGTCTGCCACTCTTTGGCAATGTTCTTCTGCCAGCCCTTCAGGAGAACAAGGGGTTCAGAAGCAGGTTTGCTTGCTGGCTGCTGGGTGGCTACTTATGAGCTTTCAGCCCTGGGCAACTGGGCTTTTGTCTTGATCCTGATTAACTGGGGAATGTTACCCCATGGATAGCACAAGATGATGTATGTGCTGTCATAATAGAGGGTTATCTTAATGAGCTGTAAGCTAGCTCTAATAAACTTGAGGAGAGAGACCAAGTCTCCCAGGTGTGGGATGTGTTTTTTCTACAGCACAGTTGAAAACTCAGTAGTAGGAGCGAATTCCAGATTCAAGGGGCACCCCTCTCATGAGGTGGTGACAGCAAGGCT
Coding sequences within:
- the PNLDC1 gene encoding poly(A)-specific ribonuclease PNLDC1 isoform X3, which produces MEVGAAGFERLLLRLRGRVGRAAFLALDMEFTGLYSTFSQNNEPSLFDSPAERYLKARQSVQRFTVTQLGLAIFSNENSNEYVVHSYNFFLFPSTLGATDVEFNLSASSIQFLSHYGFDYNKFIKDGIPYMNEVQEKILSQHLLAGSWKVSSALDRDMLKKAVDEVTSWITAAEEEETMILQDLSGYQMFEVQLVLRQALQNVWTQPLGDKKVMVKKVSPQRRQLLENSPYDYCKKELILLSARGFTNLFQTLVKAKKPLVGHNMLMDLMHLHDKFYKPLPESYDEFKRNIHNLFPVLIDTKTVTKSIWKKYLFPRVSNLFEVYAVLCSSNLNPKEPPGPVITLASDCSKYAEKKSPHEAGYDAFLCGSVLLKSAHLLLCRSTDDAVEADHSFSQYLTVLAEYLNKVNFIRGGVSSINFSGEDPPCHYPPLLVVHVQGWPGLNERQIYQEFKALCRFDVRRLSKNQFILLASKFKQVRLVLRDYKNHPHLRISVYRHWRHSPLVNCLLQVSGIVALWSLLAFVLGGAPCCSF
- the PNLDC1 gene encoding poly(A)-specific ribonuclease PNLDC1 isoform X1, coding for MEVGAAGFERLLLRLRGRVGRAAFLALDMEFTGLYSTFSQNNEPSLFDSPAERYLKARQSVQRFTVTQLGLAIFSNENSNEYVVHSYNFFLFPSTLGATDVEFNLSASSIQFLSHYGFDYNKFIKDGIPYMNEVQEKILSQHLLAGSWKVSSALDRDMLKKAVDEVTSWITAAEEEETMILQDLSGYQMFEVQLVLRQALQNVWTQPLGDKKVMVKKVSPQRRQLLENSPYDYCKKELILLSARGFTNLFQTLVKAKKPLVGHNMLMDLMHLHDKFYKPLPESYDEFKRNIHNLFPVLIDTKTVTKSIWKKYLFPRVSNLFEVYAVLCSSNLNPKEPPGPVITLASDCSKYAEKKSPHEAGYDAFLCGSVLLKSAHLLLCRSTECSDAVEADHSFSQYLTVLAEYLNKVNFIRGGVSSINFSGEDPPCHYPPLLVVHVQGWPGLNERQIYQEFKALCRFDVRRLSKNQFILLASKFKQVRLVLRDYKNHPHLRISVYRHWRHSPLVNCLLHTVENSVVGANSRFKGHPSHEVVTARLMKGGFLA
- the PNLDC1 gene encoding poly(A)-specific ribonuclease PNLDC1 isoform X2 yields the protein MEVGAAGFERLLLRLRGRVGRAAFLALDMEFTGLYSTFSQNNEPSLFDSPAERYLKARQSVQRFTVTQLGLAIFSNENSNEYVVHSYNFFLFPSTLGATDVEFNLSASSIQFLSHYGFDYNKFIKDGIPYMNEVQEKILSQHLLAGSWKVSSALDRDMLKKAVDEVTSWITAAEEEETMILQDLSGYQMFEVQLVLRQALQNVWTQPLGDKKVMVKKVSPQRRQLLENSPYDYCKKELILLSARGFTNLFQTLVKAKKPLVGHNMLMDLMHLHDKFYKPLPESYDEFKRNIHNLFPVLIDTKTVTKSIWKKYLFPRVSNLFEVYAVLCSNLNPKEPPGPVITLASDCSKYAEKKSPHEAGYDAFLCGSVLLKSAHLLLCRSTECSDAVEADHSFSQYLTVLAEYLNKVNFIRGGVSSINFSGEDPPCHYPPLLVVHVQGWPGLNERQIYQEFKALCRFDVRRLSKNQFILLASKFKQVRLVLRDYKNHPHLRISVYRHWRHSPLVNCLLHTVENSVVGANSRFKGHPSHEVVTARLMKGGFLA
- the PNLDC1 gene encoding poly(A)-specific ribonuclease PNLDC1 isoform X5, with translation MEVGAAGFERLLLRLRGRVGRAAFLALDMEFTGLYSTFSQNNEPSLFDSPAERYLKARQSVQRFTVTQLGLAIFSNENSNEYVVHSYNFFLFPSTLGATDVEFNLSASSIQFLSHYGFDYNKFIKDGIPYMNEVQEKILSQHLLAGSWKVSSALDRDMLKKAVDEVTSWITAAEEEETMILQDLSGYQMFEVQLVLRQALQNVWTQPLGDKKVMVKKVSPQRRQLLENSPYDYCKKELILLSARGFTNLFQTLVKAKKPLVGHNMLMDLMHLHDKFYKPLPESYDEFKRNIHNLFPVLIDTKTVTKSIWKKYLFPRVSNLFEVYAVLCSSNLNPKEPPGPVITLASDCSKYAEKKSPHEAGYDAFLCGSVLLKSAHLLLCRSTECSDAVEADHSFSQYLTVLAEYLNKVNFIRGGVSSIVRMSCRIFLGKILPAIIPLSWLSMSKAGQG
- the PNLDC1 gene encoding poly(A)-specific ribonuclease PNLDC1 isoform X4, with protein sequence MEFTGLYSTFSQNNEPSLFDSPAERYLKARQSVQRFTVTQLGLAIFSNENSNEYVVHSYNFFLFPSTLGATDVEFNLSASSIQFLSHYGFDYNKFIKDGIPYMNEVQEKILSQHLLAGSWKVSSALDRDMLKKAVDEVTSWITAAEEEETMILQDLSGYQMFEVQLVLRQALQNVWTQPLGDKKVMVKKVSPQRRQLLENSPYDYCKKELILLSARGFTNLFQTLVKAKKPLVGHNMLMDLMHLHDKFYKPLPESYDEFKRNIHNLFPVLIDTKTVTKSIWKKYLFPRVSNLFEVYAVLCSSNLNPKEPPGPVITLASDCSKYAEKKSPHEAGYDAFLCGSVLLKSAHLLLCRSTECSDAVEADHSFSQYLTVLAEYLNKVNFIRGGVSSINFSGEDPPCHYPPLLVVHVQGWPGLNERQIYQEFKALCRFDVRRLSKNQFILLASKFKQVRLVLRDYKNHPHLRISVYRHWRHSPLVNCLLHTVENSVVGANSRFKGHPSHEVVTARLMKGGFLA
- the PNLDC1 gene encoding poly(A)-specific ribonuclease PNLDC1 isoform X6, with protein sequence MKIQTSMLCIHTTFFSFPQHWELRMSNSTSLHLAFSSFLIMALTIISALDRDMLKKAVDEVTSWITAAEEEETMILQDLSGYQMFEVQLVLRQALQNVWTQPLGDKKVMVKKVSPQRRQLLENSPYDYCKKELILLSARGFTNLFQTLVKAKKPLVGHNMLMDLMHLHDKFYKPLPESYDEFKRNIHNLFPVLIDTKTVTKSIWKKYLFPRVSNLFEVYAVLCSSNLNPKEPPGPVITLASDCSKYAEKKSPHEAGYDAFLCGSVLLKSAHLLLCRSTECSDAVEADHSFSQYLTVLAEYLNKVNFIRGGVSSINFSGEDPPCHYPPLLVVHVQGWPGLNERQIYQEFKALCRFDVRRLSKNQFILLASKFKQVRLVLRDYKNHPHLRISVYRHWRHSPLVNCLLHTVENSVVGANSRFKGHPSHEVVTARLMKGGFLA